ATCGAGTCCTCCGATGCTCGCCGGCGCGATCGATCGACTCATCAGATCACCTGAAGTGGCCCACCGGATGGGCAAAACTGGCCGGGAGTGGGTGCGAGTTAACTTCGATCGCCAGACCGTGCAGACGTTGTACGCGGATGACCTAGATGCCGAAATCGGCGCGATCAAGAGCATCGCTCCGGTCGGGGATCGCCCATGAGTTCAACCGGCAAGGCACGCCGAATCTACTTCGCGGTGCAAACTCGGTTTCACCGTGACAACGAGGGACGCATTCGAACGAACTTCGGCTACGCACGCTACGACGCTTGGCGCCCGTACCTCCAAGCGGCCGCTGAAGTGATTATCATCGGACGTGTCTCGAATATTCGTCAGGACGGTGGGACGCTCGTAGAAGGTCCCGGTGTGCGCGTCCTCGCCGTCCCGTTTTTTCACGGTGCGCGGCAGATAGTAATTAGGATGCCAACCGTTCGCCGATTTCTGAAGCGCGCTCTCGACGATCCAGACGCTTTGTATGCGGCGCGTTTCCCAAGCGTCTTGGGGAGCATGGTTAGGCAGCGTGCCCGCCAGCTGGGGGCGCCCTTCGTCGCCCAGATAGTCGGTGACCCCGAAGAGGTCCTCAAAGCGGGCGCTGGGGGGCGGTTTGGTCGACTGTTGGCTCCAATCGCCAAGAAGGCACTTGCCCATGATGTGTCCCAATCGGATGCCGTGATTTACGTGACGCGGCGGACTCTCCAAGCGAAATACCCTGCCGCCCCTAGCGCGCACACACTCGTCAGATCGAATGTGGAGTTGTCAGAGGCGAGCTTTGCTGACCGATCCCGTGACTATCAAGCGCATCCTCTCGGCTCCCCGGTTCGCATCCTGACGGCAGGCAGCCAGGATCAGGAGTACAAAGGGCATCACACGCTGATAGACGCCACGGCGATCCTACGAAACCGCGGGATCGATGTGGAGTGTGTGATCGTCGGTGGCGGGAAGTATCACGAAAACCTGATCAGCCGGGCGAGAGCCAAGGTTGGGTCGCATGGCATTACCTTCACGGGTCATCTTGCGACCGCCGATGATGTTCGAAATGAGATTCTGAAAGCCGATCTCTTCGCGATGCCTTCCCTGACCGAGGGCCTTCCGCGTGTCCTTATCGAGGCAATGGCGACGGGAATCGTGTGTATTGGGTCGCGGGTAGGCGGTATTCCGGAGCTACTGCCGCACGAATCACTTTTTACCCCGGGCGATGCCAACGAACTCGCGGACCTCATTCAGCGACTCGTTGACGATCAGAGATCTCTCACAAGACTGGCTGCCGAAAGCATGCTTAGAGCACGTGAGATTGCGGACTCGTTCTCGGGCGACCGTCTGCTGTCGGCATTCCTGCTGGACGTTTCGCAGGGTCCGAAGCCCTCGTGAGCCATACAGGATCTCAGGACGCACCGACTCCGCGGGAGCGAAGCCATGTGACCCACTTTTTCAGTCGGCTCAATCAGGGCGGCGCAGAACTCCGAACCATCGAGCTGGTGGAAAAGTCTGAATACTCGTTCGATTTCGTAGCGTTATCTGGCGAAGGTGGCTCCCTCGAACCCCGGCTAATAGAAGGTGGGCACTCAGTCTTCCGCTGCCGTCAGAGCATTCGGTCCATAATGAGGCTAGCTCGCCTTATGCGTGATCGGAACATCCGTGTCGCTCACATCCACCTTGGAGCTGCATCTGCCCTGCCCTTGTTGGCGGCCGTGCTCGCCGGGGTTCGCAAGAGGGTGGTTCACTTTCGGAGTGACACAGTTGGTGGGCGTCGGACCCTCGCCAAGAGTGTCCGGCTGGCGGCATCTCGGGCCGCAGTTGGTATGTTCGCGACAGATATCGTAGGTGTCAGCCCTGGTTCGCTATCGAGTGGTTGGCGCGCGAGGTGGAGGTCTGACCCTCGCTGCAGGGTTATTCCCAACGGAATAGACGCGGGCGAGATCAGGGAGAAAGGGGCAAAAGGATCTAGCCTGGTTCGGCGCGACGATGCCCTCATACGCGTTGCGAACGTCGGCCGGGTGGATCCCGACAAGAACAGGGCCCGCGCTGTACGAATATGGGCGGCACTCGCGCGCGAACATCCGGCCTCGATGGACCTTGTGGGTGATATCAATGAGGACGTGCGGGCGACCATTCACGAAGTCGCGAATGAGGTAGTGGGGCCGTATCTGCGCGTTGTAGGCGATTCATCCGACGTTCCCTCATACCTCTACGCCGCGGACGTATTGCTTGTCACGTCAGTCCGTGAGGGATTGCCTGGAGTTGTATTGGAGTCGCTCGCTTGCGGAACTCCTGTCGTATCAAGCGCGCTTCCCGGCGTGGAATGGATCCGCGAATCGGTGCCGGGAGTGACCGTGGTGCCGCTAGAAGCTAGGGATGAAGACTGGGCCGCCGCTCTTGTCTCCGCCAAGTTCGCAGATCGCGAGGCGATTCGCAATGGATTTGATGTCGGCCCGTTCACCATGGATGTGGCGCTAGCGAACTTCCTTGACTTATGGGGACTGTCGAACCGGACCGCGCTTTCAAGGGGCGGGGAGTCGTATGAGAACTGAGTCGAACATGCTCCCAAAGCAACCGACGGCGTTCCACCTCGTTGGTTGGGTCGCCATCGCATTCCTCATGCTGTTTCAATCTTTTGCGGCACAACCAACCAACGCGATCCTGGCGGCCGAGAGTCTTGTCATCGCGGGTGCCGCGATACTTACATTTTCAAGAATCTTGCCGGGGTCCTTCTGGTCGCCGGCCTCGATCTTTCTCTTAGTGCTAGCCCTGTTCCATTTGGGCCTAGCGCCATTCTGGCTGCTGGACATTGACCCTCGTCTTCCTCGCGCAGAAGACTATCTCTGGTTCTATGGCATCTCGG
The Diaminobutyricimonas sp. LJ205 genome window above contains:
- a CDS encoding glycosyltransferase, with the translated sequence MEKSEYSFDFVALSGEGGSLEPRLIEGGHSVFRCRQSIRSIMRLARLMRDRNIRVAHIHLGAASALPLLAAVLAGVRKRVVHFRSDTVGGRRTLAKSVRLAASRAAVGMFATDIVGVSPGSLSSGWRARWRSDPRCRVIPNGIDAGEIREKGAKGSSLVRRDDALIRVANVGRVDPDKNRARAVRIWAALAREHPASMDLVGDINEDVRATIHEVANEVVGPYLRVVGDSSDVPSYLYAADVLLVTSVREGLPGVVLESLACGTPVVSSALPGVEWIRESVPGVTVVPLEARDEDWAAALVSAKFADREAIRNGFDVGPFTMDVALANFLDLWGLSNRTALSRGGESYEN
- a CDS encoding glycosyltransferase, with translation MSSTGKARRIYFAVQTRFHRDNEGRIRTNFGYARYDAWRPYLQAAAEVIIIGRVSNIRQDGGTLVEGPGVRVLAVPFFHGARQIVIRMPTVRRFLKRALDDPDALYAARFPSVLGSMVRQRARQLGAPFVAQIVGDPEEVLKAGAGGRFGRLLAPIAKKALAHDVSQSDAVIYVTRRTLQAKYPAAPSAHTLVRSNVELSEASFADRSRDYQAHPLGSPVRILTAGSQDQEYKGHHTLIDATAILRNRGIDVECVIVGGGKYHENLISRARAKVGSHGITFTGHLATADDVRNEILKADLFAMPSLTEGLPRVLIEAMATGIVCIGSRVGGIPELLPHESLFTPGDANELADLIQRLVDDQRSLTRLAAESMLRAREIADSFSGDRLLSAFLLDVSQGPKPS